The proteins below are encoded in one region of Micromonospora sp. DSM 45708:
- the frr gene encoding ribosome recycling factor — protein sequence MIDDTLLEAEEKMERAIEHAREEFGGIRTGRANAAMFARIVIDYYGSPTPLPQMASIAVPEPRMVIIKPYDTSQTNAMEKAIRDSDLGVNPNNEGNQLRIVLPQMTEERRREMIKVARQKGEEAKVAVRNIRRKGKEELDRLVKDGEVGEDEGRRAEKDLDDLTQRFVATVDEMIKHKESELLEV from the coding sequence GTGATCGACGACACCCTCCTCGAGGCGGAGGAAAAGATGGAGCGTGCCATCGAGCACGCCAGGGAGGAATTCGGCGGGATCCGCACCGGTCGCGCCAACGCCGCCATGTTCGCCCGGATCGTCATCGACTACTACGGCAGCCCGACCCCGCTGCCGCAGATGGCGTCCATCGCGGTGCCCGAGCCGCGCATGGTGATCATCAAGCCGTACGACACCTCGCAGACCAATGCGATGGAGAAGGCGATCCGCGACTCGGATCTCGGGGTGAACCCGAACAACGAGGGCAACCAGCTGCGCATCGTGCTCCCGCAGATGACCGAGGAGCGGCGACGCGAGATGATCAAGGTCGCCCGGCAGAAGGGCGAGGAGGCGAAGGTCGCCGTCCGTAACATCCGCCGCAAGGGCAAGGAAGAGCTGGACCGCCTGGTCAAGGACGGCGAGGTCGGCGAGGACGAGGGCCGGCGCGCGGAGAAGGACCTGGACGACCTGACCCAGCGCTTCGTCGCCACGGTGGATGAAATGATCAAGCACAAGGAGAGCGAGCTGCTCGAGGTCTGA
- the pyrH gene encoding UMP kinase, whose product MTQVVSDRSLAADDPTAPPPGRSRRVVLKLSGEVFGGGAIGVDPDVVQGIARQIATVVRRGVQVSVVVGGGNFFRGAELQKRGMDRARADYMGMLGTVMNCLALQDFLEKEGIETRVQSAITMAQVAEPYIPLRAIRHLEKGRVVIFGAGAGMPYFSTDTVAAQRALEIRADVVLMSKNGVDAVYTADPRIDPTASKLDSITFSEVLRRNLRVADAAAFSLCMENGLPMLVFGAQGDDTIVRAVGGEKIGTLITA is encoded by the coding sequence ATGACGCAGGTTGTGAGTGACCGGAGCCTGGCGGCGGATGACCCGACCGCCCCTCCGCCCGGCCGGTCCCGTCGGGTGGTGCTGAAGCTCTCCGGCGAGGTCTTCGGCGGCGGCGCGATCGGCGTCGACCCGGACGTGGTGCAGGGCATCGCCCGGCAGATCGCCACCGTGGTCCGCCGCGGCGTGCAGGTCTCCGTGGTGGTCGGCGGCGGCAACTTCTTCCGCGGCGCCGAGCTGCAGAAGCGCGGCATGGACCGCGCCCGCGCCGACTACATGGGCATGCTGGGCACGGTGATGAACTGCCTCGCGCTCCAGGACTTCCTGGAGAAGGAGGGCATCGAGACCCGGGTGCAGAGCGCCATCACCATGGCCCAGGTCGCCGAGCCGTACATCCCGCTGCGCGCGATCCGGCACCTGGAGAAGGGCCGGGTGGTGATCTTCGGCGCCGGCGCCGGGATGCCGTACTTCTCCACCGACACGGTGGCCGCCCAGCGCGCGCTGGAGATCCGCGCGGACGTGGTGCTGATGAGCAAGAACGGCGTGGACGCGGTCTACACCGCCGACCCCCGGATCGATCCGACGGCGAGCAAGCTCGACTCGATCACCTTCTCCGAGGTGCTGCGCCGCAACCTGCGGGTCGCCGACGCCGCCGCGTTCAGCCTCTGCATGGAGAACGGCCTGCCGATGCTGGTCTTCGGCGCCCAGGGTGACGACACGATCGTCCGCGCCGTCGGCGGTGAGAAGATCGGCACGCTGATCACCGCCTGA